A genomic segment from Treponema sp. Marseille-Q3903 encodes:
- a CDS encoding GldG family protein yields the protein MTSRNAFLKYNIINNLKSPFFYIIAILFSVFTSINYFIRQQFFSGNGTTDLVLFFSSVPYISILIMPSLCSKRSFQIYDKFVPLSSLEKISINFVTKLILYTSMILLLIPAALIVNMFGCIDFGQLTTSIICLFFYGCAIISLCCFVNIFFPNRPISYIVSATLLAIFNSAHLFTVYIQFPDFIVSVFKQMSFAWHFDAAGKGILDTRDIFWLSGTSVLFVLLSEIASSIKNGKCYTKKEKLNKIAAIACTLLVMMNGNKFYKRFDFSKNKTYSISKYSKELLKKADNPIKITYYRSSKIAKLYPQIRDVSDFLEEYTSAGKNITLIIKNPDKDKTAKTLLENYGITGQQMKTVSDTSTEYTTVYSSIIIEYMGYAEIIAFTMAANTLEYDLDGRIKHLISGNTRSVNIVVGNEMTLNDDYSYVVPWLQAQGFICNQISIDDPLFSDKLSKTAGPLFVIGDSRINIENAIAIESYILSNKGNAILAVSPYSSSIADSWNITQNLWTNIVEMIENWGVQFSKKIAADVSCAAITMYSEDNSHQQVINYPLWISVLQQKNATLGMTLFWPTPLELNENAQPYIMSSPASYFYEIDKNSKDKLIETNPFILETSKTSDLQKSTQILAAQIKGKISGLYNLADRSDANIIVVSDQYFVNSLMNGYIGGETGDYRNFDFMTNALLKLNNEEELAELQSRISRDTSFFKIKSIADFTRLKLISFIILFAIIPLTVIAFGFFFNFHKKKAVRK from the coding sequence ATGACAAGCCGCAATGCATTTTTAAAATACAACATCATCAACAATCTAAAATCACCGTTTTTTTACATAATCGCAATCTTATTTTCCGTATTCACATCGATAAATTATTTTATAAGACAACAGTTTTTCAGCGGAAACGGAACGACAGATTTGGTTTTATTTTTTTCTTCAGTGCCATACATCAGCATATTGATTATGCCTTCTCTGTGTTCAAAACGTTCATTTCAGATTTATGACAAATTTGTTCCCTTGAGCAGCCTTGAAAAAATATCGATAAACTTTGTCACAAAACTGATTTTATACACATCTATGATTCTGCTTCTTATTCCGGCTGCTTTGATCGTAAACATGTTCGGCTGCATCGATTTTGGACAGCTGACGACAAGCATTATCTGCCTTTTTTTTTACGGTTGCGCAATCATTTCTCTATGCTGTTTTGTAAACATTTTTTTTCCCAACAGGCCGATATCATACATCGTAAGTGCAACGCTGCTCGCAATTTTCAACAGCGCACATCTTTTTACAGTTTATATCCAGTTTCCTGATTTTATTGTTTCTGTGTTCAAGCAGATGAGTTTTGCGTGGCATTTTGATGCCGCAGGAAAAGGCATTTTAGATACAAGAGATATATTCTGGCTTTCAGGAACATCTGTTTTATTTGTTTTGCTTTCAGAAATTGCAAGCAGCATAAAGAACGGAAAATGTTACACAAAAAAAGAAAAGCTGAATAAAATTGCTGCAATCGCATGTACATTGCTTGTGATGATGAACGGAAACAAATTCTATAAGCGATTTGATTTTTCAAAAAACAAGACATATTCAATCTCAAAGTATTCAAAAGAACTGTTAAAAAAAGCGGACAACCCTATAAAAATCACGTATTATCGTTCCTCAAAAATCGCAAAGTTGTACCCACAAATCAGGGATGTTAGCGACTTTTTGGAAGAATACACATCAGCGGGAAAAAATATCACTCTTATAATAAAAAATCCTGACAAAGATAAAACAGCTAAAACGCTTCTTGAAAACTACGGAATTACAGGGCAGCAAATGAAAACCGTTTCAGATACCTCCACAGAGTATACAACCGTATACTCGTCGATAATAATCGAGTATATGGGGTATGCAGAGATAATCGCCTTTACAATGGCTGCAAACACTCTCGAGTACGACCTAGATGGACGGATAAAGCATTTGATTTCGGGTAATACTCGCAGTGTTAACATTGTCGTAGGAAATGAGATGACTCTCAATGACGATTACAGTTACGTAGTCCCTTGGCTCCAAGCTCAAGGATTTATATGCAATCAAATCAGCATAGATGACCCTTTATTTTCCGATAAACTTTCAAAAACGGCAGGTCCTCTTTTTGTGATTGGAGACAGCAGAATAAACATTGAAAACGCAATCGCAATTGAATCATACATTCTATCGAATAAAGGAAACGCAATTTTAGCAGTAAGCCCATACAGTTCAAGTATTGCAGACAGCTGGAATATAACACAAAATCTTTGGACAAATATCGTTGAAATGATAGAAAACTGGGGTGTTCAATTCAGCAAAAAAATTGCAGCAGATGTTTCGTGTGCAGCGATCACGATGTACAGCGAAGACAATTCGCATCAACAAGTGATAAACTATCCTCTTTGGATAAGCGTTTTGCAGCAAAAAAATGCAACTCTTGGAATGACACTGTTTTGGCCGACACCGCTTGAATTAAACGAAAATGCACAGCCTTATATCATGTCGTCGCCTGCAAGTTACTTTTATGAAATAGACAAAAACAGCAAAGATAAATTGATTGAAACAAATCCATTCATTCTCGAGACTTCAAAAACATCAGATTTACAAAAGTCGACACAGATACTCGCAGCACAGATCAAAGGAAAAATTTCCGGGCTATACAACCTCGCAGACAGAAGTGATGCAAATATAATCGTTGTCTCAGACCAATATTTTGTTAATTCACTTATGAACGGTTACATCGGCGGGGAGACTGGCGATTACAGAAATTTTGACTTTATGACAAATGCTCTTTTAAAATTGAACAACGAAGAAGAACTTGCGGAACTCCAAAGCCGCATATCAAGGGATACATCTTTTTTTAAAATCAAAAGCATTGCCGATTTTACAAGGCTCAAATTGATTTCATTTATCATTTTATTTGCAATCATTCCGCTTACAGTTATCGCT
- a CDS encoding ABC transporter ATP-binding protein — translation MIEITWFSKKYNPRKSDFAVENVNLKIEDCKITCLIGPNGSGKTTIMKVICGFHYPSSGNIIITDENNNMWNAAENPEVCMKLIGYVPEIPMLPPEMTVSEFLNYAAETHEVSNLKESIEKTVEQSSIEKLLDKKIKNLSKGQQQRVSFAQALVHNPPNLILDEPISGLDPTQIIQMRNLIKKLSKKKAILMSTHILQEVYSLCSELYILNDGKIVASGTESQIITKTKSKNLEDAFIKLTYKEER, via the coding sequence ATGATTGAAATTACATGGTTTTCAAAAAAGTACAATCCACGTAAATCAGATTTTGCCGTTGAAAATGTAAATCTCAAAATTGAAGACTGCAAGATAACATGTTTAATAGGACCGAACGGTTCGGGGAAAACTACGATAATGAAAGTTATCTGCGGCTTTCATTACCCGTCGTCCGGAAATATCATAATAACAGATGAAAACAACAACATGTGGAATGCAGCTGAAAATCCTGAAGTATGCATGAAGTTGATAGGCTATGTCCCTGAGATTCCGATGCTTCCGCCTGAGATGACAGTTTCTGAATTTCTTAATTACGCAGCAGAAACTCACGAAGTATCAAATCTCAAAGAATCGATTGAAAAAACAGTAGAGCAGAGCTCAATAGAAAAGTTACTCGATAAAAAGATTAAAAATCTTTCAAAAGGACAGCAGCAGCGAGTTTCTTTTGCGCAAGCTCTTGTCCACAATCCTCCGAATCTTATATTAGATGAACCTATCAGCGGACTTGACCCGACCCAGATTATCCAGATGAGAAATCTCATAAAAAAACTTTCGAAAAAAAAGGCAATTTTAATGTCTACGCATATTCTTCAGGAAGTTTATTCTCTTTGTTCAGAACTGTATATTTTAAATGACGGAAAGATAGTCGCAAGCGGAACGGAATCTCAGATTATCACCAAGACAAAATCTAAAAATCTTGAAGATGCATTTATAAAACTCACATATAAAGAGGAAAGATAA